A single Pirellulaceae bacterium DNA region contains:
- a CDS encoding molybdopterin-dependent oxidoreductase: protein MATAAAASGSLSAAPILPILESNSTADGQSDIQWDKAPCRFCGTGCHVQVGVQAGRVVAIAGDKDAEVNRGLLCVKGYHVGGILYGKDRLTKPLLRQGDSYQAISWDRALDIIADRIQAAPARFAFYGSGQWTIPEGYAAQKFMKAGLSNNHIDPNARLCMASAVTGFLATYGVDEPAGCYDDLDHCDVLIMWGNNPSEMHPVLFSRVINRRSQGQQVTLIDIGTRRTRTTEHCQHYLEMKGHGDLAIANGIAHQLIKHGTYSRAFAESYCNFKAPDDNNPNLHGQSISFEEYRRRVEYYTPQKVEELSGVPAEKIVMLGELFGNPALRITSLWCMGVNQHTRGTAINNLIHGIHLLSGHFGRPGDAPTSLTGQPSACGTAREVGTLAHALPGGRLIANAQHRQQCEQMWNVPEGRINPKPGFHTVQMWESFCTPTEQGGEIGTLWVQVTNPGQSLPNLNKLFNPKANLADKFLIVSDVYPTATTRLADLILPSAMWVEKNGMFGNSERRTQQWFKQVEPPGEARDDCWQTIAVAHRLYQRGMEGMRNREGGFLFEMTDDSGRIVPVWQWEHYYDINVDERLFEEYRPFSRMKHKDLAPYAEYVKARGLRWPVIEKDGQWQETRLRFSEGFDPYVAAGKGIQFYHSSTNDDRAQIWFHPWEPPAEVPDQDYPLMLCTGRVLEHWHTGTMTRRVPQLSRAMPGAYLEIHPDDARAANLSNGDWVQVQSRRGSLKIQVWINGRGYPPPGTVFIPFFDETLLVNDLTLDAVDPFSKEPDYKKSAVRIAKVSS, encoded by the coding sequence ATGGCCACTGCGGCTGCCGCCAGCGGCAGTTTGTCGGCTGCTCCGATACTGCCCATCTTGGAGAGCAATTCAACAGCCGACGGGCAGAGCGATATTCAGTGGGATAAGGCACCCTGCCGCTTCTGTGGTACTGGCTGCCATGTGCAGGTCGGTGTGCAGGCTGGCCGAGTGGTTGCCATTGCCGGTGACAAGGACGCTGAGGTCAACCGCGGGTTGCTGTGCGTCAAAGGGTATCACGTCGGCGGAATCTTGTACGGCAAAGACCGATTGACTAAGCCTCTGTTGCGACAGGGTGACAGCTATCAAGCGATTTCCTGGGACCGAGCACTGGACATCATCGCCGATCGCATCCAAGCCGCACCGGCGCGGTTCGCCTTCTACGGTTCCGGTCAATGGACTATTCCCGAAGGCTATGCCGCCCAAAAGTTTATGAAGGCCGGGCTGTCCAACAACCACATCGACCCCAACGCGCGACTGTGCATGGCCTCGGCCGTCACCGGCTTCTTAGCCACTTATGGCGTCGACGAACCGGCTGGCTGCTACGACGACTTGGACCATTGTGATGTACTGATCATGTGGGGCAACAATCCGTCGGAAATGCATCCTGTGCTGTTTTCTCGCGTTATCAATCGTCGTAGTCAAGGCCAGCAAGTTACGCTGATCGACATCGGCACCCGCCGCACGCGTACCACCGAGCACTGTCAGCACTACCTGGAAATGAAAGGTCATGGCGACCTAGCCATCGCCAACGGCATCGCCCACCAGCTTATTAAGCACGGCACCTACAGCCGCGCGTTTGCAGAGTCTTACTGCAACTTCAAAGCGCCTGACGACAACAATCCCAATCTCCACGGCCAGTCGATCTCGTTTGAAGAGTATCGACGGCGCGTCGAGTACTACACGCCGCAGAAAGTGGAAGAATTGTCGGGTGTGCCCGCCGAGAAGATCGTGATGCTGGGAGAATTGTTCGGCAATCCAGCCCTGAGAATTACTTCGCTGTGGTGCATGGGAGTCAACCAGCATACGCGAGGAACCGCCATCAACAACTTGATTCACGGGATTCACTTGCTGAGCGGACATTTTGGCCGACCAGGGGATGCTCCCACGAGCCTGACTGGACAACCCTCAGCCTGCGGGACCGCGCGCGAAGTCGGCACACTAGCGCACGCTTTGCCCGGTGGTCGGCTAATCGCCAACGCCCAGCATCGCCAGCAATGCGAGCAGATGTGGAATGTGCCCGAAGGTCGCATCAACCCCAAGCCGGGCTTCCACACCGTGCAGATGTGGGAGAGCTTCTGTACGCCCACCGAGCAAGGCGGAGAAATCGGGACGCTGTGGGTCCAGGTGACTAACCCAGGTCAGTCACTGCCGAATCTGAACAAGCTGTTCAACCCCAAAGCCAATCTGGCCGACAAGTTTTTGATCGTCAGCGATGTCTACCCCACCGCTACCACGCGGCTGGCCGACTTGATCCTGCCGTCAGCCATGTGGGTCGAAAAGAACGGCATGTTTGGCAACTCCGAACGACGCACCCAGCAGTGGTTCAAACAGGTCGAGCCACCCGGCGAGGCACGTGATGACTGCTGGCAAACCATCGCCGTTGCACACCGGCTGTATCAGCGCGGCATGGAAGGCATGCGCAATCGCGAGGGCGGCTTTTTGTTTGAAATGACCGACGACAGTGGTCGCATCGTACCCGTTTGGCAATGGGAACATTATTACGACATCAACGTGGACGAGCGACTGTTTGAGGAGTACCGCCCGTTCTCGCGCATGAAGCACAAGGACCTGGCACCCTACGCAGAATATGTCAAGGCACGCGGACTGCGTTGGCCGGTCATCGAAAAGGACGGCCAGTGGCAGGAAACTCGCCTGCGATTCTCCGAAGGTTTTGATCCCTACGTTGCGGCAGGCAAAGGCATTCAGTTTTATCACTCTAGCACTAACGATGATCGTGCTCAAATCTGGTTTCATCCCTGGGAGCCGCCGGCAGAAGTGCCCGACCAGGATTATCCGCTGATGTTGTGTACGGGCCGCGTGTTGGAACACTGGCACACCGGCACCATGACGCGTCGCGTTCCACAGCTTAGCCGTGCCATGCCCGGAGCCTACTTGGAAATCCATCCAGACGACGCTCGTGCGGCGAATTTATCCAATGGCGACTGGGTTCAAGTACAATCGCGGCGCGGCTCGCTGAAGATCCAAGTCTGGATCAACGGTCGTGGTTATCCACCGCCGGGAACTGTGTTCATTCCGTTCTTCGACGAGACATTGTTGGTCAACGACCTGACATTGGACGCAGTGGATCCATTTTCCAAAGAGCCCGACTACAAGAAAAGTGCCGTACGAATCGCTAAGGTGTCGTCATGA
- a CDS encoding diheme cytochrome c precursor, which yields MNRSEQSGLRWILAATVMSLAVVGYFTGLQSPMHRYETALESGPAAATVIDRPIATTPLNSIVDSVVPATHYSQMSLLTRSRRSPPANFSELQTARSLNETITIEPTDKVAALAQRSANRAFNGAPPTVPHPIDQLSSAACIACHGAGLSLSTVRASQMSHPYLAGCTQCHVEHNPQHLPPNLFGETTFVGLPAPSGGPRAYPGAPPQIPHATWMRQDCLSCHGPGALLGLRTTHPWRQECQQCHAPAATFEQVKLNPQPAFLEPPKVID from the coding sequence ATGAACCGGAGCGAACAGAGCGGCCTGCGATGGATACTGGCAGCCACGGTCATGTCGTTGGCTGTCGTCGGCTATTTTACCGGCCTGCAATCTCCCATGCACCGCTACGAGACTGCGCTGGAGTCCGGCCCAGCAGCGGCTACCGTCATAGACAGACCAATCGCCACCACGCCGCTGAACTCGATAGTTGACAGCGTTGTACCTGCGACACACTATAGCCAAATGTCGCTGCTGACGCGCTCGCGCCGTTCACCACCTGCGAACTTCTCCGAGCTGCAAACTGCCAGGTCGCTTAACGAAACGATCACGATTGAACCGACTGACAAGGTCGCTGCACTGGCGCAGCGAAGCGCCAATCGGGCATTCAACGGTGCACCGCCCACCGTGCCGCATCCGATCGACCAACTCTCATCAGCCGCCTGTATTGCTTGCCACGGAGCTGGTCTGAGCCTATCCACGGTGCGTGCCTCGCAGATGTCGCATCCCTACTTGGCAGGCTGCACTCAGTGCCATGTCGAGCACAATCCGCAGCACCTGCCGCCGAATCTGTTTGGTGAGACAACCTTCGTCGGACTACCAGCGCCCAGCGGTGGCCCTCGCGCCTATCCCGGTGCTCCGCCGCAGATCCCGCACGCCACCTGGATGCGCCAGGATTGCCTGAGCTGCCACGGGCCGGGTGCGCTGCTTGGATTGCGGACCACACATCCTTGGCGTCAAGAGTGCCAGCAGTGCCACGCGCCAGCGGCGACTTTTGAGCAGGTAAAACTCAATCCCCAGCCAGCTTTCCTCGAACCCCCTAAGGTTATTGATTGA